A stretch of Crossiella cryophila DNA encodes these proteins:
- a CDS encoding UTP--glucose-1-phosphate uridylyltransferase, with protein sequence MSSSSAFRTAIVPAAGLGTRFLPTTKTVPKELLPVVDTPGIELVAAEAAEAGATRLVIVTSPGKDAVVKHFEPQPELEATLEKRGKDALLAKVRRANELIKVETAIQEEAKGLGHAVGCAEGNLDGQDEAVAVLLPDDLVLPTGVLKTMADVRARFGGSVLCAFDIPRAEISAYGVFDVADTDDADVKQVRGMVEKPKAEDAPSTFAAAGRYLLDRAIFDALKRITPGAGGELQLTDAIALLIAEGHPVHVVVHRGGRHDLGNPGGYLRAAVDFALEHPEYGPGLLQWLQGRVGAS encoded by the coding sequence ATGAGCTCGTCGAGCGCCTTCCGTACCGCCATCGTGCCTGCCGCGGGGCTGGGCACCCGATTCCTGCCGACCACCAAGACGGTTCCCAAGGAACTGTTGCCGGTCGTGGACACCCCTGGCATCGAACTGGTGGCCGCCGAGGCCGCCGAGGCCGGCGCCACCAGGCTGGTGATCGTCACCTCGCCCGGCAAGGACGCCGTGGTCAAGCACTTCGAGCCGCAGCCAGAGCTGGAGGCGACCCTGGAGAAGCGGGGCAAGGACGCCCTGCTCGCCAAGGTCCGCCGGGCCAATGAGCTGATCAAGGTCGAGACCGCCATCCAGGAGGAGGCCAAGGGCCTCGGGCACGCGGTCGGCTGCGCCGAGGGCAACCTCGACGGCCAGGACGAGGCGGTCGCCGTGCTGCTGCCGGACGACCTGGTGCTGCCCACCGGCGTGCTGAAGACCATGGCCGACGTGCGCGCCCGCTTCGGCGGCAGCGTGCTCTGCGCCTTCGACATCCCACGCGCGGAGATCTCCGCCTACGGCGTCTTCGACGTGGCCGACACCGACGACGCCGACGTCAAGCAGGTCCGCGGCATGGTCGAGAAGCCGAAGGCCGAGGACGCCCCGTCCACCTTCGCCGCGGCCGGTCGCTACCTCCTCGATCGGGCGATCTTCGACGCGCTGAAGCGGATCACCCCGGGCGCCGGCGGCGAGTTGCAGCTCACCGACGCGATCGCGCTGCTCATCGCCGAAGGCCACCCGGTGCACGTCGTGGTGCATCGCGGCGGTCGGCACGACCTGGGCAACCCCGGCGGCTACCTGCGCGCCGCGGTCGACTTCGCGCTGGAACACCCTGAGTACGGCCCCGGCCTGTTGCAGTGGCTTCAGGGGCGGGTTGGCGCATCCTGA
- the glp gene encoding molybdotransferase-like divisome protein Glp translates to MRSVDEQLARVLAAAVQPSPVRVAISEAQGLLCAEEVVAERALPGFDQAAVDGYAVRSVDVQGAATEPVVLPVVGEIAAGSRQPSRLQPGQAVRVATGAPLPTLADAVVPLGYTDGHQARVSVQQPVPSAAYVRRTGEDVQTGDVAVRRGAAIGAAQVGLLAAVGKDKVLVHPRPRVSIVSIGDELVDVDRSPGPGQVYDVNSYALAAAARDAGAEVSRVGIVSSDLRRLREVIEGRLLLSEIVVVAGAVGGSAGTEICATLADLGDLDTSRVAMHPGSVQGFGRLGPDAVPTFLLPGNPISALVVFEVLVRPLIRASLGKNNPYRRTVTARLVSPVSSTKGRRGYLRGTLLRDTDTDDYLVQPLGTAGAHLLSSLAEANCLIVIDEDTADVPIGEPVRVSFLAQRG, encoded by the coding sequence ATGAGGTCAGTAGACGAGCAGCTAGCCCGCGTCCTCGCCGCCGCGGTGCAACCTTCACCGGTGCGGGTGGCCATCTCCGAGGCGCAGGGTCTGCTGTGCGCCGAGGAGGTCGTCGCCGAGCGGGCGCTGCCCGGCTTTGACCAGGCCGCCGTGGACGGCTACGCGGTACGCAGCGTGGACGTCCAGGGCGCGGCCACCGAACCGGTGGTGCTGCCGGTGGTCGGCGAGATCGCCGCCGGCTCCCGGCAGCCCAGCAGGCTCCAACCGGGTCAGGCGGTGCGGGTGGCCACCGGCGCCCCGCTGCCCACCCTGGCCGACGCGGTGGTGCCGCTGGGTTACACCGACGGCCACCAGGCCAGGGTCTCCGTGCAGCAGCCGGTGCCCTCGGCCGCCTACGTGCGGCGCACCGGCGAGGACGTGCAGACCGGCGATGTCGCGGTCCGGCGTGGCGCGGCCATCGGCGCCGCCCAGGTCGGGCTGCTGGCCGCGGTCGGCAAGGACAAGGTGCTGGTGCACCCCCGGCCGCGGGTCTCGATCGTGTCCATCGGCGACGAGCTGGTGGACGTGGACCGCTCGCCGGGACCAGGCCAGGTCTACGACGTCAACTCCTACGCGCTGGCCGCGGCGGCCAGGGACGCAGGCGCCGAGGTCAGCCGGGTCGGCATCGTCTCCAGCGACCTGCGCAGGCTGCGCGAGGTGATCGAGGGCAGGTTGCTGCTCTCGGAGATCGTGGTGGTCGCGGGCGCGGTCGGCGGTTCGGCAGGCACGGAGATCTGCGCGACCCTGGCCGATCTCGGCGACCTGGACACCTCCAGGGTGGCCATGCACCCCGGCTCGGTGCAGGGCTTCGGCAGGCTCGGCCCGGACGCGGTGCCCACCTTCCTGCTGCCCGGCAACCCGATCAGCGCGCTGGTCGTCTTCGAGGTGCTGGTCCGGCCGCTGATCAGGGCCTCCCTCGGCAAGAACAACCCGTACCGGCGCACCGTCACCGCCCGGCTGGTCTCCCCGGTCAGCTCCACCAAGGGCCGCCGCGGCTACCTGCGCGGCACCCTGCTGCGCGACACCGACACCGACGACTACCTGGTGCAGCCGCTGGGCACCGCCGGTGCGCACCTGCTGTCCTCGCTGGCCGAGGCGAACTGCCTGATCGTCATCGACGAGGACACCGCGGACGTGCCGATCGGCGAGCCGGTGCGGGTGAGCTTCCTCGCGCAGCGCGGGTAG